From one Magnolia sinica isolate HGM2019 chromosome 18, MsV1, whole genome shotgun sequence genomic stretch:
- the LOC131232699 gene encoding uncharacterized protein LOC131232699 isoform X2, which yields MTGEEPCANVGGGLIVANNETIRSFLHSASQNPQLSQSLCESASNLSHENSIPYKTLRDIWSASPSFSRPKLRLLFSASDFVFSSPKPREKSEELKERLRKLAELAEKNEYEELVKDIKPRKGNDEPFSSYKDQLGSACCADDVYWLFGWICCIQSFVQSQRCHECCRRHLRTGVCHAP from the exons ATGACCGGAGAAGAGCCTTGTGCTAACGTGGGCGGGGGTCTGATAGTGGCCAACAACGAAACGATCCGCTCTTTCCTCCACTCCGCATCCCAAAATCCCCAACTCTCCCAATCCCTTTGCGAATCCGCGTCCAATCTCTCTCATGAGAACTCGATCCCCTACAAAACCTTACGAGATATATGGTCTGCTTCTCCCTCCTTTTCCCGCCCGAAACTTCGTCTCCTCTTCTCCGCCTCCGATTTCGTCTTCAGCAGCCCTAAACCTAGAGAAAAg aGCGAAGAGCTCAAGGAGAGATTGAGGAAGCTTGCTGAGCTGGCGGAGAAGAATGAGTACGAGGAGCTTGTCAAAGATATCAAGCCGAGGAAGGGAAATGATGAGCCATTCTCGTCATATAAAGATCAACTTGG GTCTGCATGTTGCGCTGACGATGTTTACTGGCTTTTTGGTTGGATATGCTGCATTCAGAGCTTTGTTCAATCACAGCGCTGTCATG AATGCTGCAGGAGGCATCTTCGGACTGGTGTGTGCCATGCTCCTTGA
- the LOC131232699 gene encoding uncharacterized protein LOC131232699 isoform X1 produces MTGEEPCANVGGGLIVANNETIRSFLHSASQNPQLSQSLCESASNLSHENSIPYKTLRDIWSASPSFSRPKLRLLFSASDFVFSSPKPREKSEELKERLRKLAELAEKNEYEELVKDIKPRKGNDEPFSSYKDQLGFGLHVALTMFTGFLVGYAAFRALFNHSAVMNAAGGIFGLVCAMLLETVLFIIRTSSQNIPSSSSISKQKKHQ; encoded by the exons ATGACCGGAGAAGAGCCTTGTGCTAACGTGGGCGGGGGTCTGATAGTGGCCAACAACGAAACGATCCGCTCTTTCCTCCACTCCGCATCCCAAAATCCCCAACTCTCCCAATCCCTTTGCGAATCCGCGTCCAATCTCTCTCATGAGAACTCGATCCCCTACAAAACCTTACGAGATATATGGTCTGCTTCTCCCTCCTTTTCCCGCCCGAAACTTCGTCTCCTCTTCTCCGCCTCCGATTTCGTCTTCAGCAGCCCTAAACCTAGAGAAAAg aGCGAAGAGCTCAAGGAGAGATTGAGGAAGCTTGCTGAGCTGGCGGAGAAGAATGAGTACGAGGAGCTTGTCAAAGATATCAAGCCGAGGAAGGGAAATGATGAGCCATTCTCGTCATATAAAGATCAACTTGGGTTTG GTCTGCATGTTGCGCTGACGATGTTTACTGGCTTTTTGGTTGGATATGCTGCATTCAGAGCTTTGTTCAATCACAGCGCTGTCATG AATGCTGCAGGAGGCATCTTCGGACTGGTGTGTGCCATGCTCCTTGAAACAGTTCTTTTTATTATTAGAACCTCCAGCCAAAACATTCCGTCCTCATCTTCCATTTCAAAGCAAAAGAAACATCAGTAG